The Terriglobales bacterium region GTATTGAGGTGCCGGTAGCGCGACGTCTGATTGGCTACGTCTTTCAGCATCTGGCGCTGTTTCCCCATCTCACAGTTGCTGGGAACATCGCATACGGAATCAGTGGCCTGGATCGCGGGGAACAGAGATCGCGGGTGGACGCAATTGCTGACGCCTTTCGGATTGGCCATCTGCTGGAGCAGAAGCCGGATCAGGTTTCCGGGGGAGAAAAGCAACGCGTCGCCTTGGCTCGAGCTCTGGTGACGGAGCCACGACTGCTGCTGCTGGATGAACCCCTGGCCGCGCTCGATCCGGGCACAAAGATACGGATGATCGATGATCTCCGCACCTGGAATGCCGCTCACCTGATTCCCATCCTGTACGTTACCCATAATCGCGAGGAGGTGTTTGCGCTGGGCGAGCGGGTGATCGCGCTGGCGAACGGCAGCATCCTTGCGCAAGGGACTCCGGCGGACGTGCTCAAGGCACCGCGGCACGCCAGCATCGCGGAGTGGAGTGGTCTCGAGAATGCGCTCGACGCTCAAGTCGTGACATTACACGAGCAGCACGGAACAATGACGTGCCGCACTGTGACGTCGGCGGCGGAGCGACAGGTCGATCTGGAAGT contains the following coding sequences:
- the modC gene encoding molybdenum ABC transporter ATP-binding protein produces the protein MKLETVESPSKKIASELADLDVDIAKSFGKRGRESSSYPPFVLQVQFSLPRGITVLLGHSGAGKTAILNCISGLLKPDRGSIVLHGDTLFNSESGIEVPVARRLIGYVFQHLALFPHLTVAGNIAYGISGLDRGEQRSRVDAIADAFRIGHLLEQKPDQVSGGEKQRVALARALVTEPRLLLLDEPLAALDPGTKIRMIDDLRTWNAAHLIPILYVTHNREEVFALGERVIALANGSILAQGTPADVLKAPRHASIAEWSGLENALDAQVVTLHEQHGTMTCRTVTSAAERQVDLEVPLGHNRIGDFVRVGISAGDIMVGTRYPEGLSARNVLPGRIEALRQRDVTITAVVDCGARFEVHLTPGAVESLQLAPGQEVWLVIKTHSCHLLNTSSNSSK